A window of the Brassica napus cultivar Da-Ae chromosome A2, Da-Ae, whole genome shotgun sequence genome harbors these coding sequences:
- the LOC106391544 gene encoding heavy metal-associated isoprenylated plant protein 13-like produces MTAQKSVLQLSVHEERIRKKVWATVSKFSGVTSITMDDKTGKMTVVGEVDVPVIVKKLRKICNAEIVTVEVVKPPEKKPEPEKPAEIVAFPVTHFSYPYQYHSSYANSYY; encoded by the exons ATGACCGCCCAG AAATCTGTGTTGCAATTGAGTGTTCACGAGGAAAGAATCAGGAAGAAAGTGTGGGCGACCGTTTCTAAATTTTcag GGGTTACTTCGATAACAATGGATGATAAAACCGGGAAAATGACGGTAGTTGGTGAAGTTGATGTACCGGTTATCGTAAAGAAGCTAAGGAAGATATGTAATGCAGAGATTGTTACGGTTGAAGTTGTTAAACCACCAGAGAAAAAGCCAGAACCAGAGAAACCGGCCGAAATTGTTGCCTTCCCTGTTACGCATTTTAGCTACCCGTACCAATATCATTCGTCCTATGCTAATTCTTACTATTAA
- the LOC106391534 gene encoding heavy metal-associated isoprenylated plant protein 13-like, which translates to MTAQKSVLQLSVHEERIRKKVWATVSKFSGVTSIAMDDKTGKMTVVGEVDVPIIIKKLRKICNAELVTVEVVKAPEKKPEPEKPTPDKPAEMVAFPVMHFNNPYQYHSSYANSYYQPCDNYRVVVEEPNTCVVM; encoded by the exons ATGACCGCCCAG AAATCTGTGTTGCAATTGAGTGTTCACGAGgaacgaatcaggaagaaagtGTGGGCGACCGTTTCTAAATTTTCAG gggTTACTTCGATAGCAATGGATgacaaaaccggaaaaatgacAGTAGTTGGTGAAGTTGATGTACCGATTATCATAAAGAAGCTAAGGAAGATATGTAATGCAGAGCTTGTTACGGTTGAAGTTGTTAAAGCACCTGAGAAAAAGCCTGAACCAGAGAAACCGACTCCAGATAAACCGGCCGAAATGGTTGCCTTCCCTGTTATGCATTTTAACAACCCGTACCAGTATCATTCGTCCTATGCTAATTCTTACTATCAACCATGCGATAATTACAGAGTTGTGGTGGAGGAACCAAATACTTGTGTGGTTATGTAA
- the LOC106391554 gene encoding uncharacterized protein PAM68-like, with protein MRALLCSHHSPPLSFLSRTILKSKPQDPKTLISSNNRIRYESRLHASPKGFQPSKNSEKPGKSNPDPEDDPPIPQEVFERMMGRIVVSVGTPLGLGVAVLKLFDILKDKNVWDVPLWVPFFTTLVTFGASALGIAYGSLSTNLDPTKTNSLFGLEEAKENWVEMWKEDQ; from the coding sequence ATGAGAGCTCTCTTGTGCTCACACcactcaccaccattatcatTTCTCTCAAGAACAATTCTCAAAAGCAAACCTCAAGatccaaaaaccctaatctctagcAACAACAGGATCAGATATGAATCTAGGCTCCACGCTAGCCCTAAGGGGTTTCAGCCTTCTAAAAACTCTGAAAAGCCTGGTAAGTCAAACCCCGACCCGGAAGACGACCCGCCGATACCTCAAGAAGTGTTCGAGAGGATGATGGGGAGGATCGTGGTGTCTGTGGGGACACCACTGGGATTGGGAGTGGCAGTATTGAAACTATTTGATATTTTGAAGGATAAAAACGTCTGGGACGTGCCTTTGTGGGTTCCATTTTTTACCACGCTCGTGACCTTTGGTGCGTCTGCTCTTGGGATCGCATATGGGAGCTTGTCCACAAACCTAGATCCCACCAAGACTAACTCTCTTTTCGGACTCGAAGAGGCAAAGGAGAACTGGGTAGAGATGTGGAAAGAAGATCAGTAA